Sequence from the Panicum virgatum strain AP13 chromosome 5N, P.virgatum_v5, whole genome shotgun sequence genome:
tcgaatttgatttttttattaaatttcTAGTGACTGagtgattgtttttttttaacgAACTGAGTGAGTGATTGTGATTCCTCTGTACAATGCGTTTGGAGAAAAACAGCAGACATAACACTATTGAATCAGCCGGCGGGTAGGGAAATACAATTATACATCCAAACATACATACAGTCATCAGGACACCATACAGCAACTTAGACTAGATTAAACGGGAATGGTATGACGATGTTCATCACATCAGAAACGACACTCACAcacagcagagagagagagagagagagagagagagagagagagagagagaggagagagagagagagagagagagagagagagagagagagagagagagagagagaatgcaatgcaatgcaatgctgATTTGCTCGATCCTACCTACCTAGACCTAGTTAGGGTTGGTTGGTCAGGCACGAGTCAGCTTGAATATAATTCGCACGCCAAGCAAACTAAAGCACCTAGCAGCTATAGTATTACATCCATGAAtggatgaatgaatgaatgaaatAACAATCTTCTATCAGTGGTAGCTTTAATTATATTGCTTGATCGATTATATTTGTGTCATGATGATGAACTATGGAcgacgaccaccaccaccagcagcagcagaggaagacgaagacgaggaggaggaggaggcgccatgCCGGCCATGATCGGCCGGTGATGGTTGTTGGTGCTTGAGCGCCCTCTCGATGAGCATGTTGAGCAAGTTCATCACTTGCACCGCGTACTTGAGCGCCGTCAGGGGATCCACGCTCTGCACGCGCGCAGCAATCGATCGATCATGCATATAATTTTATCAGATCGAAAAGAAGCTAGGCATAATTAATGCCAAATCATCAACTGCAGATTACCTGCGTCAGCATGTTTGGCGCGAAGACCATGGCGACATTCCGCGTGCCCATCTTGTTGTCCTTCTCCTCCCTTGCGACGTCGGCCATGAGGCTGACGGCCCAGTCGAGGAGGGCGGCCTTGGGCGGCGTCAGCctggcggcgcagaggcgggCGCAGTCGTCCTCCGTCTGGCACCGCACCACCTCGTCCGCCGGCAGCGCGTCCAGCAGCCCGCCGGGGAGCTCCCGGAACCAGGCCTTGATAAGGCCCGCCAGGCAGTGCACGTCGACGCCGTCGGGCACCACGCCGGAGGCGTTGAGCTGGTCCCTGGCGCGCTGCTCCTGGCCGGCCTCGGCGGTGATCCTGAAGATGCCCTCCGTGGCGAGGCCGCCCTGGTCGTACAGGCGGCGCTGCAGGTGGAGCAGGATGGTGGGAACGCTGTTCCCCCGGCCGTCGTAGGAGCACTGCATCGACTCCGTCGACACGCCGAACACCGTCTTGCTGGCGCTGGGTGACAGCTCCACCTCCGGCCGCAGCTCCTCCGGCACGCCGCGGAACCCGTGGAACCGGTCGAACGTCACGTGCGCCACGTGCCGGACGTCCGTCGGCCACCCGAtctccatcggcggcggcggctgccgccgGTGGTCGACAAGGtccccgtcgtcgtcgtcgtcgtcgccaccaCCATGCATCTCGCTCGATCCGATTGGATCGGATCGGACGTCGACGCGACGGCCGGGGTGCGCGCGGCCGGCCCGCAGCAGATGCAATAATGAAAGGTCGGTCTGGCGTGATCTGGTCAAGCACGCAGCAGTTGATGGATGGATCGGAGGAAGGGGGAGAGATCGATCAGAGAGAGGGAGACCGCGTAGCGGCAGGAATCTAACTAGCAGTTGGTGGAAGAGGAGGTGGCTGGGGATGCATGCAATGCAGGCTCTCCTGTCTCCTCAACTCAATGGTGCACTGCCCGCCTCATTCGTAGTTGCAGCCTGCAGCCAGCGACGACAGACGTGGGCGGCACCAATACATACACGAACACGACGCCAACTCACCGTCACTCCTGCTAACCTTCTCTTGTAATTAAAGATTTTGGTCGATCCGGTCCATCTGTATGTAGCTAGCAGCTAGCTAGTGGCCTATTTGTATAACAAATTTAAAAAAGAACAAGCAAGCAATGCAACCTGTCAAACGTCTTGATTTTGGTTCAAGATTACGCCaacagaattttttttaaatatgtatGTAGTATGAAACAAAAGTGTTTGGTTCAAGGTTCATTTTCTTGCTTTCATCATGCACATACGAGTACATCATCATGCCTAAGGGTGTTAATGGGTGACCTtataggtgcacctccaatcctctttagtttaaaattttatattatttCTTCGAAATcagattttatttttaaaaattaatacaaaactttgaactaaagagggttggaggtgcacctaagagcCACCAATTAACAACTCTAATCTATGTTACACAGATACGGATACGATACATATCGGATACGCAGATACAAACTTTCTCAAAAAACACCGATACGGGAATACGGCTAgaataattaataattatatataaaatatCACGTAATGAGATATATCTCTAAAAACAATAAGCAACTAATGGGCCTAACTTTGGACAAAAGCCCACTAAAACAGTCCAGCCACCTCCTAGCTTCCCCTTATCCACTCACCCACCCCGATCGGATCTGCAcgtctccttcctccttcgGCCGTCTCCCCTACCTCCTTCCTCCGCACGCTTgcccgcccctgcctcctcttcctcctccgctgccgccagcCCTGCCTCTTCCGCCTAGCGGAACACGGGGCGACGGCCCCGCCGGCCGTCGTCTCGACGCGGGCCCTCCGGCACGGGCCCAATCGCCGCGGATCCAgaggggcggcgcgacgcgCGAGAGGGAAGGGCATGAGGGAGATACCTCTGCCTCCGATCGCGGCCCATCTTCtgcccccctcccctccgcaGCAACGGTCGCCGCTCCTCCTTTACCTTCTGTCCGCAGCAATAACCGTCGCCACTTCTCTTCCTCCCCTTCCCACTCCACAGCAGTGGCCATcgctcctcctcggcctccctctgATGGTTGACCACGTATCAGATACATGTATCCATACCGATATGTATTCAGAATTTTAGGATATGGCCTGAAATGTATCCGAGGCGTATCTagggcgtatccgtatccgatatgTACCGGATACGAATACACCACCCTCTTGGCGTATCCGTGCAACAGAGGCTCTAATCATACCCCGGGGCAGCGTCGCCAACACCCTAAGACTGCTGCAACGTCGTAAGTAAAATAATAAGAATTTGGCTAGGCAAAACCGCAGAAGAATTTATTACCTCACGAGCAGGACAAGCTCCTCCAAGACCTCCATGCGAAATACCGGTTTAAATTCACTTGAATTTTGATCAAATCAATATTCCAGgcattatttattatttataaacACCTATGTTGGGCCTGGGCCCGGCCTCTCAGCTCTATCCGATCCGATGCAgggtttttttaccgaccggtagGACAAAACCGCCGCCCACTATTAgcggtaaaccggaccggttaccagaaaaaccggccaaattcaaaatcCAAACCAAAAACTCATGTTCAACCGGTTCCTATCGGCTagccgaccggtttaccggtccggtttgaccggttaccggtcggtttgagtggtaaccggccaaattcaatttttttcctttttttggtttaaattcaaatgcccgcaaaatatactaaatgaatgtttgtataacatgttttagcctaaatgaaccctccaaccctcttttgtactacttttacattgtatttgtatacttttgtatgcatatttttttgtttaacttcaaatgctcgcaaagtatactaaatgaacgaatatttgaaaaaatttgacaccagtAGATTCGtcacaacttgaagtatttttagaaaatttttgaaaattttccatttttttaaaattcaaatttaaattttaaatttgggccgatttgaaaccggaaccggaaccggtccggaccgattACCGGTAAAACCGGACCGGTCAGGATTTTTAACCCTGATATTCCGACGATGAAACAGGAACCACCTTGGACTGGGCTGGGCTCGGCCATGTACGGTATGCCACTGCCCCcaccaccctctctctctcgtccgACGTCATCTCCCTTACCCGTCCTGTTGccgcgccagcgccggcgccgcaccgccgccgacaCTAGCCGTCGATGGCTCtgctccgcctccacctcccaaggcCTCCGCCGCTACCAACCCATCCCTACTCccgctcctctctctcctcctacACCTCGTCCTGGTTGCGGCGCGCCCGTCTCCCCGCCGTCTCCacgcgccgcctctgctccaccCACCCGGCCTCGCCCCTCGAAGCCGCCCCGCCCTCCATCGTCGCCGGCCTCCTCGACTACCTCAACGACTCATGGACGCAATTCCACGCCACAGGTTCCTCACCCGCTCCCCTTCTGTTACTGCACTCTCGTCCAGCCGCGTGCCCGCTCGCTGTTCGACGATATTACTTGCTGCTAACTCCAGTCATTCCGCTTCCACCTCTGCTCCTCCATGCCTGTGTTCCAGCTGAGGCCAAGCGGCAGCTTCTCGACGCGGGCTTCAAGCTGCTCAGCGAGAGTGATGACTGGGACCTGCAGCCCGGTGGACGCTACTTCTTCACGCGCAACATGTCCTGCTTGGTCGCCTTTGCCATTGGGGAAAAGTAAGTCACTCATCACTTCTTCACGCGTGCCTTGCACTTGCCACCCCATATGAATGGATAGCATTGCACGCACTGACATACGCTCATAAACTGTTGCAGGTACAGGGTTGGGAATGGTTTTAATATAATTGCTGCCCACACTGATAGTCCATGTCTCAAGCTCAAGCCGAGGTCTGCCACCTTCAAATCTGGCCACCAAATGCTGAATGTGCAGACGTACGGGAGTGGGCTGTGGCATACTTGGTTTGACAGGGATCTAACTTTGGCTGGGAGAGTCATCCTCAGGGCTGCAGATGGTTCCTTCAAGCATAAGCTGGTCAAGATCACCAGACCATTGATACGTGTGCCCACACTGGCCATACATCTTAACCGGTGATCTCATCTTCTTACTTGTCTATCTTGTAAATCTTATAATCATTAGCAGTTATGATTTCTATTCTATGTATTGTATTAAGAAAATACTTCTAAAGTTCATCTatgcttttttttaaaaaagaaaaagaaaaaacatggCTCCTCCCCCTTGTCTTAGTGAACTCCTTTTCATTTTAGCACAGTGAATTCTGATGGCTTCAAGCCTAACCTAGAGACCCATCTTGTTCCACTTCTTGCAACAAAGCATGAAGAAGCAACTATAAATTCTGATGACAAAAGTTCTAGCTCTACAAAAGTCGCCCACCATCCGCTACTTTTGCAGGTACCCCTAATCCCACTCCATTGGTTTTGGGGCCTGTCCCCTTCACTCTACTAAAATTTAGTTGGAAATTGCTACAGATGACTTGAAATCATATCTCTTCTTATCTCTTTACTCTTCAGATTCTCTCAGAGGAAATTGGTTGTGAATCTGATGAAATAATTGGTATGGAGTTGAACGTATGTGATACTCAGCCTAGCTGCCTTGGTGGGGGAAACAATGAGTTCATCTATTCTGGAAGACTGGATAATCTTGCTTCATGTTATTGTGCTCTCAGATCTCTCATGGACTCTTCCAAGGTGGCAGAACAACTGTCCAGTGAGAAGGCTATAAGAATGGTTGCTATGTTTGATAACGAGGAGGTATGCTATATACACAAAAGTGCTGTCCCGCATGAGATGTATCACGATAAATTTTACCCTGCTGGTGAAGAATATATCTTTGCATTTCTAGATTCCTAATACTCATTAGGGCCCTGTTTGAGATGGCTTATGCTTAAAGTGGCCTTAAAGCAAGAAATAAATCTATAGTTGTGATTTCAGGGAAtgctatgattttttttaaaggaGTAAATTGGAACTAATTTGAGATTCATGTTTGTTCCCTGCACTGTTCAGGTGGGTTCAGATTCAATGCAAGGGGCAGGTGCACCAACCATGTTCCAGGCTATGAGACGAATCGTCGATTCCTTGATGCATCAATCAATGGGGGAGGGAGCTTTGGAACGTGCAATACATTCTTCATTCCTTGGTAAGGCTTGAGCATGTAAGGCTCAAGAGATGTCCCCAGTGACGTAAGGATGGAATAGTCGCTCTAACTTGACTTTTATTTACCCTTTTTAGTTTCGGCAGACATGGCTCATGCCCTGCACCCGAACTATTCAGACAAGCATGAAGAGTGCCATAGACCAGAACTACAGAAGGGTCTTGTCATCAAGCACAATGCTAACCAACGTTATGCCACAAGTGCTATTACAGCTTTCCTCTTCAAAGAAATAGCGAGGATTCAAAACCTTCCGGTTCAGGTGCTTTTCAGTTTTCTGCACTATGGTTTTATTAGTAGCCTGGTTTGTAAGGACATAGTGATGTGTATGAAAAGACACGGACGAGCTATTGAGCTGTGCAACAGCCTAAAAACACAGGCTAACGAGTGgcctgattttttttgtttataatCTTTTGCTAGTACCACTGATAGGTAGAGCAGCAACTGCAGCACCGCTGCAAGAAGTGAAATGCTGAATTATACAACATAGAAACTGATCACTTTAATTTCTTGTCTTAGTCAAATCTCTCTCGTTACTTCATTTATGTTTGGATTGCATTAGATGGTTTATCCAGAACTATTCAATTGACTTAAATACCATACAGGAATTTGTTGTAAGGAATGATATGGGATGTGGCTCCACTATTGGACCCATACTTGCTTCTGGTGTTGGCATACGGACTGTTGATTGTGGCATTCCTCAGCTTTCGATGCACAGGTATTAATCAGCTCATTCAACATTTTTTAATGGAAATGTTTTAATTCTACAAATTTCTCTCGCGAATTGCTGATTTCTTTTTGAAACCTTGCATCACTAAATACTATACTACCTTGAATTTGTTGCAGCATACGAGAAATGTGCGGCAAACAAGATGTAGACACAACATACAGGCACTTCAAAGCTTTTTTCGAGATGTTCTCCGATATTGACAGGAAGTTGAATGTAGATTTTTAGTCCTATATCTTTTACTGTTCAATGTTTGAATAATTAATGGAAATTCGAATTGTTGCTATCTATCTATCATCATAGCATCAATTTTATATACACCAACATCCCGTCTGTCTGTACCGttgaagagttttttttttgagacggtGTTTCATTCATAACTCATGAACATTGTTACAATAAGACACAAGGTGTCTCAGAACAAAATGGTGGGGCTATAGACCGCCACTCACCCACCATACTCGCACTAAAACACCTATTTGGCTAGCCCATGAGCTACAATTACTCCTAGTTACACCTATTGACATAGcagaaaatcagaaaaagcTTCGAACTCAATCCCAACCTATATGAAGATTCGAATAGGAGGTCGCAAAGGCAAACGCCTATATGAAGATTCGAATAGGAGGTCGCAAAGGCAAACGCTCAGCAACCAGGCCGAGAAACTATGCCCATAGAACGACCAACATTCCTGCAGGCGGGATCGAGCCGAAACTTCCTCATGAGTTGAGAAATCAGTTGATATATATAAGGTTACACGCTGACAACTCTGTTTCTTGAGATAACTTGAACATGTAAAAGCCTCTCCATTTCTCCTTTTGATGGGATATATATCTGGCTGCATATCGTTAGCTACTTTTGCTTCTTATGATGGAAAATAAGCATTTTCTTACAACAATTATGATTTCTTAAATAAAAATTGTTGAAGATTATAAGTTGACAACCGCAATCCTGTAACCTAATAATTCCAATCAAATTTTGTCCACAAATAGGGAAACACGTGAAATAAATCTATCTCCATATTGCTGCATTGGACAAAAGCAGCAGATGGCATTAGCTAGTAAAACATTCTGATGTGAGTGTTTAATAAATGTATCGTGTCACCTTGAAAGGTTATCATAGATACAGAATGAAATAAACTTTTCATTAACCGGGCAAAGGAAACAATGGTATACCAGTTGAGTTTTACACTGAATCTTGGAACCAATGAAATCCTTAGTGCCAGTGTAGTTTCCTTTGCCAATGATTTTCATTAGACTTCTAAACTAACTGGCGCACAGCTGTAAGGATAATGATCATTGTCCCAAATATTTGGGATGGCAAGAACTTCTTGTGGAATACACAACCAAGCAGATTGCAGAAACACAGTATGCTTCAGTTGCTCATGGATGACCACTCCCACCATAGATGCCACTGCTGGATAGGAAATCACTCTCTATCCTTTCTTTTACCAGTTATCGACTCGGCCTTATCTTCTTGCAGACTCTGTCGCACCCTGTTAGATGCCTCATTTGGAGGAACTTCCTGGACAACTCCATTAGTTGTAGGAACTTTGTCAGGTACTTTGCAGGTCCCTGTCCTGCCAATACAAAGCCAAATCCTAACTCTCTCATCCCCAGACTTCTCTTCCATCGGAACATGCCAAGATCCCACCTCTGACTCCTGTAAAAAAGATCGCATAAGCAACAGAAAATACAGGGCTCTGGAAAAATAACTGAAACCAGGTTACTTACTTGAATCTCTGAAGAATAAGGGGGTGGCATCACAAGCACCGCTTTTCCTTTATTAAATGTGTACTTTACCTGCACAATAGCAACAAGTTTAAAAATTAGCAATTAATAATAGCAGACATGATCCAATATGTGAAAAAGGTTTGAAATAAGGATCAAGGCCCTACGAAACTAATTAGTACATTGTTTAGTTCAAACTAGTATTGTAAACATCAACGGACAGGCTTCTGTGTTAATAAATCACACATGGAAAATGGGCATTGAACTCACCCGGTGACGTTGCTTCCACTTTGGGAAAAAGGATGATCCTAGAAGCTCGAATATGTGATCTCTCATTTCATCATTGGTCACAAGCAAACAATTTAGTTTGATTGCTGCATATAGCCAATACCTGCCAGGAGAGAAACATAGGAAAAGCAAAAAATTCAACATACTATTGAGCGTAAATGTTTGTGGTCTGTGCACACGTACTACATAAAGAGGAAACACCTCCCAATTTACAAAAAGGTGGCCGCAAGGTGTTTCCATTGTCATTGAGAACTTTTAACTTGGAAAGTAATTGCAGGGATACTGAAGGCTAGAAGCTGAGCATTACCAGTCATCATTTGACCCACTTGGTGTAGTGTACAATGCTCCGTTTGCTCTCCAAGTTTCAATCAAATGTCTATTGGACAAATTTTCCATAAGCTTGGCAATTCGTTTATTATGTAAAATGACAAGTGGCCATTTACCATGATATCTACCCCGTAACTCTGTTATAACGGCATCCAGCTGCTCTATATTAAGCATGGGAATTTGAACAAGAATTAGCATGTATCGTGTAACAATGTGTAAAAAGTTCAGTGCAAAGTGACGCACAGACCTGAGTCAAACTGAAACCGCCCTCTGCAAAATTTTGTTGATACAATGCGATATTTGCACCATCGACTATAGCTTCATATTCTTTATTCTCTTCCAACCACTCCTACATAAAACATATTAATCAATCTGTGTTCACAAATGGGTATTGTTCACAAACATAGGGAGAAAAATGGGTATCTTTATGCTAGCTTTATAGTCATGTGAATACAATGCATTAGTTATAACAGAATTCTAAATGGCAG
This genomic interval carries:
- the LOC120675210 gene encoding rho GTPase-activating protein 2-like, which translates into the protein MHGGGDDDDDDGDLVDHRRQPPPPMEIGWPTDVRHVAHVTFDRFHGFRGVPEELRPEVELSPSASKTVFGVSTESMQCSYDGRGNSVPTILLHLQRRLYDQGGLATEGIFRITAEAGQEQRARDQLNASGVVPDGVDVHCLAGLIKAWFRELPGGLLDALPADEVVRCQTEDDCARLCAARLTPPKAALLDWAVSLMADVAREEKDNKMGTRNVAMVFAPNMLTQSVDPLTALKYAVQVMNLLNMLIERALKHQQPSPADHGRHGASSSSSSSSSSAAAGGGGRRP
- the LOC120672747 gene encoding probable aspartyl aminopeptidase, yielding MALLRLHLPRPPPLPTHPYSRSSLSSYTSSWLRRARLPAVSTRRLCSTHPASPLEAAPPSIVAGLLDYLNDSWTQFHATAEAKRQLLDAGFKLLSESDDWDLQPGGRYFFTRNMSCLVAFAIGEKYRVGNGFNIIAAHTDSPCLKLKPRSATFKSGHQMLNVQTYGSGLWHTWFDRDLTLAGRVILRAADGSFKHKLVKITRPLIRVPTLAIHLNRTVNSDGFKPNLETHLVPLLATKHEEATINSDDKSSSSTKVAHHPLLLQILSEEIGCESDEIIGMELNVCDTQPSCLGGGNNEFIYSGRLDNLASCYCALRSLMDSSKVAEQLSSEKAIRMVAMFDNEEVGSDSMQGAGAPTMFQAMRRIVDSLMHQSMGEGALERAIHSSFLVSADMAHALHPNYSDKHEECHRPELQKGLVIKHNANQRYATSAITAFLFKEIARIQNLPVQEFVVRNDMGCGSTIGPILASGVGIRTVDCGIPQLSMHSIREMCGKQDVDTTYRHFKAFFEMFSDIDRKLNVDF